One window of Halodesulfovibrio sp. MK-HDV genomic DNA carries:
- a CDS encoding cupin domain-containing protein, giving the protein MPIKPICFKDKLTLFSEYWSPRVIAEMNNYQFKLAKFSGEFVWHDHKDTDEVFIVLEGKMSILFREDKVELSAGEMFVVPKGVEHKPEASDECHVMLIEPKGVINTGESSSELTAENNVWI; this is encoded by the coding sequence ATGCCTATCAAACCTATTTGCTTTAAAGACAAGTTGACGCTGTTTTCCGAATATTGGTCGCCACGTGTTATCGCAGAAATGAACAATTACCAGTTTAAGTTAGCTAAATTCAGTGGAGAATTTGTGTGGCACGATCACAAAGATACAGACGAAGTCTTCATTGTTCTCGAAGGAAAAATGAGCATTTTATTTCGGGAGGATAAAGTAGAGCTATCAGCAGGCGAAATGTTTGTCGTTCCTAAGGGGGTAGAACACAAACCCGAGGCATCGGACGAATGTCACGTAATGCTTATTGAACCAAAGGGCGTAATCAATACTGGCGAAAGCAGCAGTGAATTAACAGCTGAAAACAATGTTTGGATATAG
- a CDS encoding Crp/Fnr family transcriptional regulator, which produces MKSSYNQLAKELLDAYARRSQQTMAQITETTVPSGTLIINQEELLESVFIVLHGSMKIHLNTTKGTEYLVAIIGPGELIGEVEALTEDLATCSVTAMTESRVAKISQYAYRCWLKDDHEFTQLINRIISKRLQMLTKRSAIRLSYPMEYSVLKLLKMASIQNEPKKFDISKDGIANYLGTSVRSINRILKDLQSKKVLSTSKTIEIISMDNLEKALRAHNE; this is translated from the coding sequence ATGAAATCAAGTTACAACCAACTCGCTAAAGAACTTCTCGATGCGTACGCACGCCGAAGTCAGCAAACTATGGCTCAAATAACCGAGACAACGGTACCCTCAGGAACATTGATCATTAATCAGGAGGAATTACTTGAAAGTGTATTCATTGTTCTTCATGGCAGCATGAAAATTCATCTAAACACAACTAAGGGCACTGAATATCTCGTAGCTATTATAGGCCCAGGAGAACTAATCGGCGAAGTCGAAGCCCTGACTGAAGACCTTGCCACCTGTTCTGTGACTGCAATGACTGAAAGCAGAGTCGCGAAAATCTCGCAATATGCCTATAGATGCTGGCTTAAAGACGACCACGAGTTCACACAATTAATTAACCGAATAATCTCCAAACGACTTCAAATGCTTACTAAAAGATCTGCTATCCGCCTTTCCTATCCCATGGAATATTCCGTTTTGAAGCTCCTTAAAATGGCTTCCATTCAAAATGAGCCCAAAAAATTTGATATCTCAAAAGATGGAATTGCAAACTACCTTGGAACGAGCGTGAGAAGTATAAACCGCATCCTGAAAGACCTACAAAGCAAAAAAGTGCTCTCCACGTCCAAGACAATTGAAATCATATCAATGGATAATCTCGAGAAGGCATTGCGTGCACACAACGAATAA
- a CDS encoding HD domain-containing protein: MVLSENMDAVCCLLDFLRRTEALKSTLRSAWTQSGRQESTAEHSWRLCLFAMLVSREYPELDALKILHLCIVHDMGETIHGDIPAPEQTGSKDEQERNDMVDLLRPLPEDMQKEIMDLWEEYESAKTPEARLVKALDKLETILQHAQGANPPDFDYAFNLNYGTQYTEVDSLVKELRAAVDLEMESCILFRRTHL, encoded by the coding sequence ATGGTGCTGAGTGAAAATATGGATGCAGTGTGTTGCTTGCTGGATTTCTTGCGCAGGACAGAAGCCTTAAAAAGCACACTACGGTCAGCCTGGACGCAGTCGGGAAGGCAGGAAAGTACAGCTGAACATAGTTGGCGATTATGTCTTTTTGCAATGCTTGTAAGTCGAGAATATCCGGAGCTGGACGCATTGAAGATATTGCATCTTTGTATTGTTCACGACATGGGAGAAACGATTCATGGCGATATCCCCGCACCGGAACAAACAGGTTCTAAGGATGAACAAGAGCGGAACGACATGGTTGATCTATTGCGCCCGCTTCCTGAGGACATGCAGAAAGAGATAATGGATTTATGGGAAGAGTACGAATCTGCTAAAACTCCTGAAGCACGATTAGTCAAGGCATTGGACAAGCTTGAAACTATTTTGCAACATGCGCAGGGCGCTAATCCTCCTGATTTTGATTATGCATTTAATCTTAATTATGGAACGCAGTATACTGAGGTGGACAGTTTGGTCAAAGAGCTGAGAGCTGCTGTGGATCTTGAGATGGAATCTTGTATACTTTTTCGAAGAACTCATCTTTAA
- a CDS encoding methylglyoxal synthase, which produces MELTKNIAIVAHDNCKKTMLEFVDCNFDTLIHHNLFATGTTGSLVENLLQEKTSAAGMEMYTGLHKMKSGPLGGDQQIGGLIAEGKIEVLIFFWDPMEPQPHDVDVKALLRLAVLYNIPTASNLSSADFLISSPLFRSTYQIKDCGHIK; this is translated from the coding sequence ATGGAACTTACTAAGAATATAGCCATTGTCGCTCACGATAACTGCAAAAAAACGATGTTAGAGTTTGTTGATTGCAACTTCGATACATTAATCCATCACAACTTGTTTGCTACCGGCACTACTGGAAGCCTTGTTGAAAATCTGTTGCAAGAGAAAACCTCTGCAGCCGGAATGGAAATGTATACCGGACTACATAAAATGAAATCCGGCCCACTAGGTGGTGACCAGCAGATAGGGGGATTAATCGCGGAAGGGAAAATTGAAGTACTTATCTTCTTTTGGGACCCTATGGAGCCTCAGCCACATGATGTAGACGTTAAGGCGCTGCTTCGTTTAGCTGTTCTCTACAATATCCCTACAGCAAGTAACCTTTCTTCTGCGGATTTTCTTATCTCATCGCCGTTATTTCGCAGTACGTACCAGATAAAAGATTGCGGACATATTAAATAA
- a CDS encoding AI-2E family transporter, whose product MEQQSSLRDSVLTIAGILLILFAARSAQAIVIPLLLSIFISVVITVPISWLKRWGVSTPLAVGIVIIATLFLEMGAGLLLGKSVSQFSQAMPEYQARLAGIMDSVNGWMSRHDIDWSDSGLSKTLNPGVVLRYANSFMAGLGSALSNILLIMFTVLFMLVEIRNLPLKLQALDDLNGGALLEKCTSILESTKQYISIKTLTSIVTGVLVTVGLTAIGLDFAPLWGFFAFALNFIPNIGSVLAAAPAVLLSFLQFGSTETFIVIGIYLFVNIAVGTVLEPAVMGHKVGLSTLAVFLSLIFWGWLLGPAGMLLSVPLTMVIKYAAATNNQTLWLAILLGPAPQPSMDDED is encoded by the coding sequence ATGGAGCAACAATCATCATTGCGCGATTCCGTCTTAACAATAGCCGGTATCCTCTTGATTTTGTTTGCCGCACGATCAGCTCAAGCTATTGTCATTCCCCTTCTGCTCTCAATTTTCATTTCTGTTGTAATAACAGTGCCCATAAGTTGGCTGAAACGTTGGGGAGTATCTACTCCTTTGGCCGTGGGAATTGTTATTATTGCAACGTTGTTCCTTGAGATGGGAGCGGGTTTATTACTTGGCAAGTCCGTTTCTCAATTTAGTCAGGCAATGCCTGAATATCAGGCACGATTAGCTGGCATTATGGACAGCGTAAATGGCTGGATGAGTAGGCACGACATTGACTGGTCAGACTCTGGACTATCGAAAACGTTAAATCCAGGAGTTGTTCTAAGGTATGCCAACTCATTTATGGCTGGGCTTGGAAGCGCACTGAGCAATATTTTGCTTATTATGTTTACAGTACTTTTTATGCTAGTCGAGATTCGTAACTTGCCATTAAAACTTCAGGCTCTTGATGACTTGAATGGTGGAGCCTTGCTCGAAAAATGCACTTCTATCCTCGAAAGCACCAAGCAATACATTTCGATCAAAACTCTTACCAGTATCGTGACAGGTGTTCTTGTTACTGTCGGCTTAACTGCGATTGGGCTTGATTTTGCTCCGTTATGGGGATTTTTCGCTTTCGCACTTAATTTTATTCCGAACATCGGCTCAGTGCTTGCGGCAGCACCGGCAGTTCTTCTGTCATTTTTGCAATTTGGATCGACGGAAACATTTATTGTGATTGGTATCTATTTATTCGTAAATATTGCAGTCGGCACTGTACTTGAGCCGGCTGTCATGGGGCATAAAGTTGGGTTATCAACGCTGGCAGTATTTTTGTCTTTAATTTTTTGGGGATGGTTACTTGGACCCGCGGGAATGTTGTTGTCGGTTCCATTAACCATGGTGATAAAATACGCAGCGGCTACGAATAACCAAACCTTGTGGCTGGCAATCTTGCTTGGTCCAGCCCCACAACCGTCTATGGATGATGAGGATTAA
- a CDS encoding phage holin family protein: MTDPINKIQILIRSEIALLRLQTKRMATQTGFRIVALIFAILALAMLTFAGYQALVEPFGPVMAALFVALIDGMLALILLFVSQHVGNYTEQERVLKEVREMAYGELNADFEELKVGVDQVSEDVKRIHDNITTIVSGTSELVSFVTPVLSLLVATIKANKEKDER; the protein is encoded by the coding sequence ATGACTGATCCAATTAACAAAATACAAATTCTCATCCGTTCCGAAATTGCCCTGCTTCGTCTTCAGACTAAGCGTATGGCAACACAGACCGGCTTTAGGATTGTAGCGTTAATTTTTGCCATATTAGCTTTAGCCATGCTCACATTTGCTGGTTATCAAGCATTAGTTGAGCCGTTCGGGCCTGTCATGGCAGCTCTGTTTGTCGCGCTAATTGATGGAATGCTAGCGTTAATCCTTCTATTCGTATCTCAGCATGTAGGAAACTACACCGAACAAGAACGAGTGCTAAAAGAAGTTCGTGAAATGGCATATGGCGAGCTCAATGCCGACTTTGAAGAACTCAAAGTCGGAGTGGATCAAGTCTCAGAAGATGTGAAACGGATTCACGATAACATTACAACTATTGTAAGCGGAACAAGTGAATTAGTAAGCTTTGTCACACCTGTGTTGAGCCTTCTCGTGGCGACAATTAAAGCGAACAAGGAAAAAGACGAGCGATAA
- a CDS encoding GNAT family N-acetyltransferase translates to MKENQVHTIRKHSRNLAREWKLVANRADQQGLTVPEAHALIELSTHKTLSVQNIADMLLIDKSNASRALASLGKEQFVEFTENKEDRRAKDVSITTSGRKRVQQVHIEADELVGGALELLSPQEQEVVAEGLKTYAKALRYNRLQKDFIIRPITKEDNSAVAAVIRKVSDEFGLRAKDGYAVGDPMVESMSEAYATTGTRYWVVVKDGKVVGGGGVAPLQGSNDGLCELQKMYFMPECRGTGLGRRMVLKALDFARQSGYKACYLETTPELREATSLYETLGFARQESALGNTGHGVCELRYLYRL, encoded by the coding sequence ATGAAAGAAAATCAAGTTCATACGATTCGAAAACATTCACGTAACCTTGCTCGGGAGTGGAAGCTTGTCGCAAACAGGGCTGACCAACAAGGCTTAACGGTGCCTGAGGCTCATGCACTTATAGAGCTATCAACACACAAGACGTTGTCCGTTCAAAATATTGCAGACATGCTCTTAATAGATAAGTCGAATGCAAGTCGAGCTCTCGCCTCATTGGGTAAAGAGCAGTTTGTAGAATTTACGGAAAACAAAGAAGACAGACGGGCGAAGGATGTTTCCATTACAACTTCAGGACGCAAGCGTGTTCAGCAAGTTCATATTGAAGCTGACGAGCTTGTTGGTGGTGCACTTGAGTTGTTAAGTCCTCAAGAGCAAGAGGTCGTTGCTGAAGGATTAAAAACGTATGCCAAGGCATTACGCTACAATCGTCTACAGAAAGATTTTATTATTCGCCCAATCACAAAAGAAGATAATTCTGCTGTGGCAGCTGTGATCCGAAAGGTTTCCGATGAGTTTGGGCTACGTGCAAAAGATGGATATGCTGTGGGCGATCCCATGGTAGAAAGCATGAGTGAAGCATATGCGACAACTGGAACCCGCTACTGGGTTGTTGTAAAAGATGGGAAGGTAGTTGGTGGCGGTGGGGTTGCTCCACTTCAAGGCAGCAACGATGGACTATGTGAATTACAAAAGATGTACTTCATGCCCGAATGTCGGGGAACTGGATTGGGGCGCCGTATGGTACTGAAGGCATTAGATTTCGCTCGTCAGTCTGGCTATAAAGCCTGCTACCTTGAAACTACCCCCGAGTTGCGTGAGGCGACATCCTTATATGAGACCCTTGGCTTTGCACGACAGGAATCCGCGCTTGGTAATACAGGCCACGGAGTTTGTGAACTACGCTATCTTTATCGCTTGTAA